One stretch of Pandoraea oxalativorans DNA includes these proteins:
- a CDS encoding alpha-D-ribose 1-methylphosphonate 5-triphosphate diphosphatase, which produces MLIKNARIVTPDTTFTGVVEVREGLIHAVEEGTTQSAEAVDWEGDYLVPGLVELHTDNLEKHLAPRPGVYWNTHAAFAIHDAQVAAAGITTVFDSLVIGERDAPGLRSRKLQAECGQALLDTIEAGLFRADHFLHLRCEIATQDAADTFADMCDHPLLRLVSVMDHTPGQRQWHDPVLHRQYHERNGKVPDAQWDAMLADLRAQQEKYAIPHRRTIVEMSRARGLPLASHDDTSLEHVEEAERDGVALSEFPTTLVAARAAHDKSIGVIMGAPNVMRGGSHSANVAAAELAREDVLDILSSDYVPASLLQAAFQLHRDHADCGWTLSKAMRTVSWNPAQSAGLTDRGGITPGLRADMVRVAVRPGMPPIPRATYRVGQRIA; this is translated from the coding sequence ATGCTTATCAAGAACGCTCGCATCGTCACGCCCGACACGACCTTCACCGGCGTGGTCGAAGTCCGCGAGGGTCTCATCCACGCGGTGGAGGAAGGGACGACGCAGTCCGCTGAAGCCGTCGACTGGGAAGGCGATTATCTGGTGCCGGGGCTTGTCGAGCTGCATACCGACAATCTGGAGAAGCACCTCGCGCCGCGCCCCGGCGTGTACTGGAACACGCACGCGGCCTTCGCGATTCACGATGCTCAGGTGGCTGCGGCGGGTATCACGACGGTGTTCGACTCGCTGGTGATCGGCGAGCGCGACGCCCCGGGTCTGCGCAGTCGCAAGCTGCAGGCCGAGTGCGGTCAGGCGCTGCTCGACACCATCGAAGCGGGGCTGTTCCGCGCGGATCACTTTCTGCATCTGCGCTGCGAAATCGCGACGCAGGACGCGGCCGACACGTTCGCCGACATGTGCGATCACCCGCTGCTGCGTCTCGTGTCGGTCATGGATCACACGCCGGGTCAACGTCAGTGGCACGACCCGGTGCTGCACCGTCAGTATCACGAGCGCAACGGCAAAGTGCCGGACGCGCAATGGGATGCGATGCTCGCCGATCTGCGTGCGCAGCAGGAGAAATACGCGATTCCGCATCGTCGCACCATCGTCGAGATGAGCCGTGCGCGCGGGCTTCCGCTGGCGAGCCACGACGACACGTCGCTCGAACACGTGGAAGAAGCCGAGCGCGACGGTGTGGCGCTGTCGGAATTCCCGACGACGCTGGTCGCTGCGCGCGCAGCACACGACAAGTCGATTGGCGTGATCATGGGGGCACCGAACGTGATGCGTGGCGGTTCGCATTCGGCCAATGTGGCGGCAGCGGAGTTGGCACGTGAAGATGTGCTCGACATTCTGTCGTCGGACTATGTCCCGGCGAGCCTGTTACAAGCGGCGTTTCAGTTGCACCGGGACCATGCGGACTGCGGCTGGACGCTCTCAAAGGCCATGCGCACGGTGTCGTGGAATCCGGCGCAGTCGGCCGGTCTGACGGATCGCGGCGGCATCAC
- the phnL gene encoding phosphonate C-P lyase system protein PhnL: MNSGTNLTTSATSLSGAALTLGTREDDVVLRAQGLHKTFRLHAQGGAAIPALEGVDLTVRRGECVALVGPSGSGKSTLLRCLYGNYLAGEGRIEIRHDAGQGQHWVDLTTATAREVLSVRRTTLGYVSQFLRVIPRVTTLDIVAEPLRRLGHGDADAAGRARDLLARLNIPERLWSLAPATFSGGEQQRINIARGLIAAAPVLLLDEPTASLDAQNRAVVSQLITEARAAGSAIVGIFHDEATRDEVATRTLAMRPVLRPAH; the protein is encoded by the coding sequence ATGAACTCCGGAACGAACCTTACTACGTCAGCAACGTCGCTCAGCGGCGCGGCCCTTACGCTCGGCACGCGCGAAGACGACGTTGTGCTGCGCGCACAAGGTCTGCACAAGACCTTCCGTCTGCACGCGCAGGGCGGCGCGGCGATCCCGGCGCTCGAAGGTGTCGACCTCACGGTGCGACGCGGCGAATGCGTGGCGCTCGTCGGCCCTTCAGGCTCGGGCAAGAGCACGCTGCTGCGTTGCCTGTACGGCAACTATCTCGCAGGCGAAGGCCGTATCGAGATTCGTCACGATGCAGGTCAGGGCCAACACTGGGTCGACCTGACGACCGCCACCGCCCGCGAAGTGCTCTCGGTGCGTCGCACCACGCTCGGCTACGTCAGCCAGTTTCTGCGCGTGATTCCGCGCGTCACCACGTTAGACATCGTGGCGGAGCCGTTGCGACGGCTGGGTCACGGCGACGCCGACGCCGCCGGTCGTGCGCGCGATCTGCTCGCGCGTCTGAACATCCCCGAGCGCCTCTGGTCGCTCGCCCCGGCGACGTTCTCCGGCGGCGAACAGCAGCGCATCAACATCGCGCGCGGGCTGATCGCCGCCGCACCGGTGCTGCTGCTCGACGAGCCGACCGCGTCGCTCGACGCGCAGAACCGCGCCGTGGTCTCGCAACTGATTACCGAAGCCCGTGCAGCGGGGAGCGCCATCGTGGGCATCTTCCACGACGAGGCGACCCGCGACGAAGTGGCGACGCGAACGCTCGCCATGCGTCCGGTGCTGCGTCCCGCACATTGA